Proteins encoded by one window of Pseudomonas sp. PSKL.D1:
- the tatC gene encoding twin-arginine translocase subunit TatC, producing MIVTPKLDQPMPLVSHLTELRTRLLRCVAAIFLIFAGLFSFAQQIYTLVSAPLREHLPANATMIATDVASPFLTPFKLTMIVSLFLAMPVILQQIWGFVAPGLYRHEKRIAIALLVSSILLFYAGMAFAYFLVFPLMFSFFAAATPEGVSMMTDIASYLDFVMTLFFAFGAAFEIPVAVVLLVWLGVVDVHYLKKIRPYVIIGCFVAGMVLTPPDIFSQTLLAVPMWLLFELGVLSCGLVRSRQ from the coding sequence ATGATCGTAACCCCCAAACTCGACCAGCCCATGCCGCTGGTCTCGCACCTCACCGAGCTGCGCACCCGCCTGCTGCGTTGCGTGGCTGCCATCTTCCTGATTTTTGCCGGGTTGTTCTCATTCGCCCAACAGATCTACACCCTGGTTTCGGCACCCTTGCGCGAGCATCTGCCAGCCAACGCAACGATGATCGCCACAGACGTGGCCTCACCCTTTCTGACGCCGTTCAAGCTGACCATGATCGTGTCGCTGTTCCTGGCGATGCCGGTGATCCTTCAGCAAATCTGGGGGTTTGTTGCCCCGGGGCTGTATCGCCATGAAAAGCGCATCGCCATTGCGCTGCTGGTTTCGAGCATCCTGCTGTTCTACGCCGGTATGGCGTTCGCCTACTTCCTGGTATTTCCGCTGATGTTCAGCTTCTTCGCCGCCGCCACGCCCGAAGGCGTGTCGATGATGACGGACATTGCCAGCTACCTCGACTTCGTCATGACCCTGTTCTTCGCCTTCGGCGCTGCCTTCGAAATCCCGGTGGCGGTCGTGCTGCTGGTATGGCTCGGCGTGGTCGATGTGCATTACCTGAAGAAGATCCGGCCGTACGTGATCATTGGCTGTTTCGTAGCCGGCATGGTCCTCACCCCGCCGGACATCTTCTCGCAGACGCTGCTCGCCGTGCCCATGTGGTTGCTGTTCGAGCTCGGCGTGCTGAGCTGCGGCCTGGTTCGCTCACGCCAATAG
- a CDS encoding NAD(P)/FAD-dependent oxidoreductase: MVRVGSLPSDDSSPGWFHTSRVRQPKAPLIGDDQAPWVVIGGGFTGLAAARQLALNFPQDRVILVEAQQVGFGTSGRNAGFLIDVPHDIGAPDYIGDHANAKNVLALNQRGQGILRDLVAEHNIVDAHLRHSGKYQAAIEDKGMAVLEAYRGGLEGLGEKVEMIEGSELKDHIGTSFYRKALFTPGTMLVQPSALVKGLADSLPENVVLYEDTPITAVDYGQKTVLHHPTGRITADKLILGNNHFGQHFGFLQGRMLPIFTYGSLTRPLTAAEQASIGGHEFWGVIPADPFGTTLRRTHDNRILVRNSFSFNPDGRHKPGYTDKVRVAHRQSFERRFPTLANVPFEHTWGGGLAMTRNGAGFFGELRPNVYGALACNGLGTVRGTATGTLLANMLAGKNEKLTEFLLAAPKPNWNPPQPALSMGVNFTLRTGQASAGLEA, encoded by the coding sequence CTGGTGCGCGTGGGCTCGTTGCCGTCTGACGATTCGTCCCCGGGCTGGTTCCACACCAGCCGCGTTCGTCAACCCAAGGCCCCGCTGATCGGTGACGACCAGGCGCCATGGGTGGTGATCGGTGGTGGCTTCACCGGCCTGGCAGCCGCTCGCCAGCTGGCCCTGAACTTCCCGCAGGACCGGGTGATCCTGGTCGAGGCGCAGCAGGTTGGCTTCGGTACTTCGGGCCGTAATGCCGGCTTCCTGATCGACGTGCCGCACGACATCGGCGCACCGGACTACATTGGCGACCACGCAAACGCCAAAAACGTCCTGGCGCTGAACCAGCGTGGCCAAGGCATCCTTCGCGACCTGGTGGCCGAGCACAACATCGTCGACGCGCACCTGCGCCACTCCGGCAAGTACCAGGCTGCGATCGAAGACAAGGGCATGGCCGTACTGGAAGCCTACCGCGGCGGCCTGGAGGGGCTGGGCGAAAAGGTTGAAATGATCGAAGGCAGTGAACTGAAGGACCACATTGGTACCTCGTTCTACCGCAAGGCACTGTTCACGCCGGGCACCATGCTGGTTCAGCCGTCTGCGCTGGTCAAAGGCCTGGCCGACAGCCTGCCGGAAAACGTCGTGCTATACGAAGACACCCCCATCACTGCTGTCGACTACGGCCAGAAAACCGTGCTGCATCACCCGACCGGTCGCATCACTGCCGACAAGCTGATCCTGGGTAACAACCACTTCGGCCAGCACTTCGGCTTCCTACAAGGGCGCATGCTGCCGATCTTTACTTACGGCAGCCTGACCCGCCCACTGACAGCCGCCGAACAGGCCAGCATCGGTGGCCACGAATTCTGGGGCGTGATCCCGGCCGACCCGTTCGGCACCACCCTGCGCCGCACACACGACAACCGCATCCTGGTGCGCAACAGCTTCAGCTTCAACCCGGATGGCCGCCATAAGCCGGGCTACACCGACAAGGTGCGCGTGGCCCACCGCCAGTCGTTCGAGCGCCGCTTCCCGACGCTGGCCAACGTGCCGTTCGAGCACACCTGGGGCGGCGGCCTGGCGATGACCCGCAACGGCGCCGGCTTCTTCGGCGAACTGCGGCCAAACGTCTACGGTGCACTGGCCTGCAATGGCCTGGGCACGGTGCGCGGCACGGCCACTGGCACCCTGCTGGCCAACATGCTGGCGGGCAAGAACGAGAAACTCACCGAGTTCCTGCTGGCTGCACCGAAGCCGAACTGGAACCCGCCACAACCTGCGCTTTCGATGGGTGTGAACTTCACCCTGCGCACCGGCCAGGCGAGCGCCGGCCTCGAAGCCTGA
- the pstS gene encoding phosphate ABC transporter substrate-binding protein PstS, protein MISLMKSAALAVAVSLGATSAFAADNVRLTGSGASFPAPIYLTWFKDFSKNTAGVTVDYQSKGSGAGVQDFLNKTVDFAASDSAMKPEEIAKVAEGVQLLPMTAGEIVLAYNLPGNPKGLKLPRDVYSDIFLGKITQWNDPKIAAANPELKLPATPITVVVRADSSGTTAVFTKHLSAINAGFKEALGEGNTVNWPATDKFIKSPKNDGVTATVRQTPGAIGYIEYGFAKLAKVDFAALQNKAGQYVVPNAESGAEALAAVTMPENLVAWLPDPEGAKSYPITSYTWMIFRKDNGNPAKAKAMREMVEYSLTKGQEIADSMGYIPLPPSVVDQVRKASANIQ, encoded by the coding sequence ATGATTAGCCTGATGAAATCTGCTGCACTTGCCGTCGCCGTTTCCCTCGGCGCCACCTCGGCCTTTGCTGCGGACAACGTTCGCCTGACCGGTTCGGGTGCCAGCTTCCCTGCACCGATCTACCTGACCTGGTTCAAGGACTTCAGCAAGAACACCGCTGGCGTCACTGTTGACTACCAGTCCAAGGGGAGCGGGGCGGGTGTACAGGACTTCCTGAACAAGACGGTCGATTTCGCCGCCAGTGACTCGGCGATGAAGCCCGAGGAAATCGCCAAGGTTGCCGAAGGCGTGCAATTGCTGCCAATGACCGCCGGTGAAATCGTCCTGGCGTACAACCTGCCAGGTAACCCGAAAGGCCTGAAGCTGCCGCGTGATGTGTATTCCGACATCTTCCTGGGCAAGATCACCCAGTGGAACGACCCGAAGATTGCCGCGGCCAACCCTGAGCTGAAACTGCCGGCCACCCCGATCACCGTGGTCGTGCGTGCCGACTCCAGCGGTACCACCGCCGTCTTCACCAAGCACCTGTCGGCCATTAACGCTGGCTTCAAGGAAGCGCTGGGCGAGGGCAACACTGTCAACTGGCCTGCCACCGACAAGTTCATCAAGTCGCCGAAGAACGATGGTGTAACCGCCACCGTGCGCCAGACCCCGGGCGCCATCGGCTACATCGAATACGGCTTCGCCAAGCTGGCCAAGGTCGACTTCGCCGCACTGCAGAACAAGGCCGGCCAATACGTAGTGCCGAACGCCGAAAGCGGTGCCGAGGCACTGGCCGCGGTGACCATGCCGGAAAACCTGGTGGCCTGGCTGCCGGACCCGGAAGGCGCCAAGTCCTACCCGATCACTTCCTACACCTGGATGATCTTCCGCAAGGACAACGGCAACCCGGCCAAAGCCAAGGCCATGCGTGAGATGGTCGAGTACAGCCTGACCAAGGGCCAGGAAATCGCCGATTCGATGGGCTACATCCCGCTGCCACCGTCGGTTGTCGACCAAGTGCGCAAAGCGTCCGCCAACATCCAGTAA
- the pstB gene encoding phosphate ABC transporter ATP-binding protein PstB: MDCKLDKIFYGNFMAVRDSHVPIEKNKITGFIGPSGCGKSTVLRSLNRMNDMVKGFRFEGHVHFLGQDVYGKGVDPVVVRRYIGMVFQQPNPFSMSIFDNVAFGLRLNRYKGDLGDRVKHALQGAALWDEVKDKLKVSGLSLSGGQQQRLCIARAIATEPEVLLLDEPCSALDPIATRRVEELMVELKKDYTIALVTHNMQQAVRVADNTAFFSVDISQGTRTGYLVEMGQTAQIFQNPREQLTADYISGKFS, encoded by the coding sequence ATGGACTGCAAGCTGGACAAGATTTTCTACGGCAACTTCATGGCCGTACGTGACAGCCATGTGCCCATCGAAAAGAACAAGATCACCGGCTTCATCGGGCCGTCCGGCTGCGGCAAGAGTACCGTGCTGCGCAGCCTCAACCGCATGAACGACATGGTCAAGGGCTTCCGCTTCGAAGGGCATGTGCACTTCCTCGGGCAGGACGTGTACGGCAAGGGCGTCGACCCGGTGGTGGTGCGCCGTTACATCGGCATGGTGTTCCAGCAGCCAAACCCGTTCTCGATGAGCATTTTCGACAACGTTGCCTTTGGCTTGCGTCTTAACCGCTACAAGGGCGACCTGGGCGACCGTGTGAAGCACGCGCTGCAAGGCGCGGCGTTGTGGGATGAGGTGAAGGACAAGCTCAAGGTCAGCGGATTGTCGCTGTCGGGTGGCCAGCAGCAGCGTCTGTGCATTGCCCGCGCCATTGCGACCGAGCCGGAAGTGCTGCTGCTCGACGAGCCGTGCTCTGCACTGGACCCGATCGCCACCCGCCGGGTGGAAGAGCTGATGGTCGAGTTGAAGAAGGATTACACCATCGCGCTGGTGACCCACAACATGCAGCAAGCGGTGCGCGTGGCCGACAACACGGCCTTCTTCTCGGTCGATATCTCCCAGGGTACGCGCACCGGCTACCTGGTCGAAATGGGCCAGACCGCGCAGATTTTCCAGAACCCGCGTGAACAACTGACCGCTGATTACATCAGCGGCAAGTTCTCGTAA
- a CDS encoding stress-induced protein, which produces MANEQDKHGQQGGQMSGGRPEEQPQGGQGSWQDRQGNDPERARGANEQGAKGGHSTGQKSDTDRQNQVEDDSENIQDDDSDMTDNNR; this is translated from the coding sequence ATGGCTAACGAACAAGACAAACATGGGCAGCAAGGCGGCCAGATGTCTGGCGGCAGGCCCGAAGAGCAGCCACAAGGTGGTCAGGGCTCATGGCAGGACCGGCAAGGCAACGACCCTGAACGTGCACGCGGTGCCAATGAGCAAGGCGCAAAAGGTGGCCACTCAACCGGCCAGAAATCCGACACTGACCGCCAGAATCAGGTGGAAGACGATTCTGAAAACATCCAGGACGATGACAGTGACATGACCGACAACAATCGTTGA
- a CDS encoding TolC family protein: MSRASRIFAISMLALAVTGCAVKTQPIDRSVSEQRARADLANMFKGQEALHGPLTLHQAMARAVKYNLEARLKVMEEALAQRQVDLATFDMLPRMAMSAGYAGRSNVSAASSRSVLTNTQSLEPSTSQDRDRDVADLTMVWNVLDFGVSYVSAKQQGDQRLIVQERRRKVVQTIIQDVRSAYWRAVAAERLLKRIDTLMSRVEQARDSSQRMGEQRIGDQIDALNYQRALIEATRQLEEQRRALSLAKTELGALINLPPGTELTLASNEDYSVPELKVGLESLEQQALASRPELREQDYQARISAAEVRKSMLRMLPGLEFSAGGHYDSNSFLTNQSWADYGVKVTWNLFNVLSGPASIDVAKAGEQVVEARRQAMSMAILAQLYVANANYSEARRQFATSQQLVALDQQIVEQLRNRHQAQGIGELELIQGELNALQADLRRDLAYAELRNSYGQVFASAGLDPLPATLPSGELGDIAQALSNSEARWQRGEITPGS, from the coding sequence ATGAGCAGAGCATCAAGGATTTTTGCGATCAGCATGTTGGCACTGGCGGTGACAGGCTGCGCGGTCAAGACCCAGCCGATCGACCGCAGCGTCAGCGAACAGCGTGCGCGGGCCGACCTGGCCAACATGTTCAAGGGCCAGGAGGCGCTGCACGGCCCATTGACCTTGCACCAGGCCATGGCCCGGGCGGTCAAGTACAACCTGGAGGCGCGCTTGAAGGTGATGGAGGAAGCCCTGGCACAGCGCCAGGTCGACCTGGCCACCTTCGACATGCTGCCGCGCATGGCCATGTCCGCTGGCTACGCCGGACGCAGCAACGTCAGCGCCGCCAGCAGCCGCAGCGTGCTGACCAACACCCAGTCGCTGGAACCGTCGACCTCCCAGGACCGCGACCGCGACGTGGCCGACCTGACAATGGTGTGGAACGTGCTGGACTTCGGTGTCAGCTACGTCAGCGCCAAGCAGCAGGGCGACCAGCGCCTGATCGTGCAGGAACGCCGGCGCAAGGTGGTGCAGACCATCATCCAGGACGTGCGCTCTGCCTACTGGCGCGCGGTGGCCGCCGAACGCCTGCTCAAGCGTATCGACACCTTGATGTCGCGCGTCGAGCAGGCCCGGGACAGCAGCCAGCGCATGGGCGAGCAACGCATCGGCGACCAGATCGACGCGCTGAACTACCAGCGCGCGCTGATCGAGGCCACCCGCCAACTGGAGGAACAACGGCGCGCCTTGTCGTTGGCCAAGACCGAACTGGGCGCCCTGATCAACCTGCCGCCGGGCACTGAGCTGACCTTGGCCAGCAACGAAGACTACAGCGTGCCCGAGCTCAAGGTCGGCCTGGAAAGCCTGGAGCAGCAAGCCCTGGCCTCGCGCCCGGAGCTGCGTGAGCAGGACTATCAAGCGCGCATCAGCGCCGCCGAGGTACGCAAGTCGATGCTGCGCATGCTGCCGGGCCTGGAGTTTTCCGCTGGCGGCCATTACGACAGCAACAGCTTCCTGACCAACCAGAGCTGGGCCGACTACGGCGTGAAAGTGACCTGGAACCTGTTCAACGTGCTCTCGGGCCCGGCGTCGATCGATGTGGCCAAGGCCGGTGAACAAGTGGTCGAGGCCCGCCGCCAGGCCATGTCGATGGCAATCCTGGCCCAGCTGTACGTGGCCAACGCCAACTACAGCGAAGCCCGCCGCCAGTTCGCCACCAGCCAGCAGCTGGTGGCGCTGGACCAGCAGATCGTCGAACAGCTGCGCAACCGCCACCAGGCCCAGGGCATCGGGGAGCTGGAGCTGATCCAGGGCGAGCTCAACGCCTTGCAGGCCGACCTGCGCCGCGACCTGGCCTACGCTGAGCTGCGCAACAGCTACGGGCAGGTGTTTGCCAGTGCCGGGCTCGATCCGCTGCCGGCTACATTGCCGTCCGGTGAGCTGGGTGATATTGCCCAGGCGCTGAGCAACAGCGAGGCGCGCTGGCAGCGTGGGGAGATTACGCCGGGGAGTTGA
- the pstC gene encoding phosphate ABC transporter permease subunit PstC: MNTPFSIPDNPDSACQPPSTKDYLVDRTFRALARIGVVLILALVFALVYEVGHKALPGMEKYGFDVLFGSVWDVNQGKYGILPAIWGTLYSAFIALVIAGFFGVSMAIFLTQDFLPAKLAAVFRTIVELLAAIPSVVYGLWGIYVVIPAIRPLTTWLNSELGWIPFFGTSLSGPGLLPAALVLAIMILPTIAAVSQDALASVPMKTKQAAYGMGTTHWEAILKVMVPSAATGIFGSLVLGLGRALGETMALAMLVGNANTISVSLFAPANTLAALLALNFPEAGPTEIEVLMYAALVLMFITLLVNVLGSMLMLYAQRGNK, from the coding sequence ATGAACACACCCTTCTCCATACCGGATAACCCCGATTCGGCCTGCCAGCCACCTTCAACGAAGGACTACCTGGTCGATCGCACCTTCCGCGCCCTCGCGCGCATCGGCGTGGTGCTGATACTGGCGCTGGTTTTCGCGCTGGTTTACGAAGTAGGGCACAAGGCCCTGCCCGGTATGGAAAAGTACGGTTTTGACGTACTGTTCGGCAGTGTATGGGACGTCAACCAGGGCAAGTACGGCATTTTGCCGGCCATCTGGGGGACCCTCTACAGTGCTTTCATTGCCTTGGTGATCGCCGGCTTCTTCGGCGTCAGCATGGCCATTTTCCTGACTCAGGACTTTCTCCCCGCGAAGCTTGCCGCCGTGTTTCGCACCATCGTCGAGTTGCTCGCCGCCATCCCCAGCGTGGTTTACGGCCTGTGGGGCATCTATGTGGTGATCCCGGCGATCCGCCCGCTGACCACCTGGCTGAACAGCGAGCTGGGCTGGATCCCGTTCTTCGGCACCTCGTTGAGTGGCCCCGGCCTGCTGCCCGCAGCGCTGGTACTGGCCATCATGATTCTGCCGACCATCGCCGCTGTGTCCCAGGATGCGTTGGCCAGCGTGCCGATGAAAACCAAACAGGCGGCCTACGGCATGGGCACCACCCATTGGGAGGCGATCCTCAAGGTGATGGTGCCGTCCGCCGCCACCGGCATCTTCGGCTCGCTGGTGCTCGGCCTTGGCCGCGCACTGGGTGAAACCATGGCCCTGGCGATGCTCGTGGGCAATGCCAACACCATTTCGGTGTCCCTGTTTGCCCCGGCCAACACGCTGGCGGCCCTGCTGGCACTGAACTTCCCGGAAGCCGGGCCGACCGAAATCGAAGTGCTGATGTATGCCGCGCTGGTGCTGATGTTCATCACCCTGCTGGTGAACGTGCTCGGCTCGATGCTCATGCTCTACGCACAGCGGGGTAACAAGTAA
- the pstA gene encoding phosphate ABC transporter permease PstA has product MTDLSTPKTALPSLQRRFEGRALRSIVLTTLVWCTALLAAVPLISVLYMLITRGGARLSLEVFTELPPTGFEMGGGFGNAMAGTFVMVGIAAAIAVPVGILAAVFLAELGPDSKLANAARFAAKMLTGLPSILAGVFAYALVVMTTGTYSAPAGGVALAVLMLPIVVLTAEEAMKMVPKMMKDAAYGMGCTRAQVIWKIILPTGMPAILTGVMLAVARAAGETAPLLFTALFSNYWIYHDGSLAVMNPTASLAVLIYNFSGMPFDNQLELAWAASLVLVMIVLVVNILSRIFGKPKY; this is encoded by the coding sequence ATGACTGATCTCTCTACTCCCAAAACCGCGCTGCCCAGCCTGCAACGCCGCTTCGAAGGCCGCGCCCTGCGCAGCATCGTGCTGACCACCCTGGTGTGGTGCACGGCGCTGCTGGCTGCCGTACCGCTGATTTCCGTGCTGTACATGTTGATCACCCGTGGCGGCGCGCGCCTGAGCCTGGAGGTGTTCACCGAGCTGCCACCCACGGGCTTCGAAATGGGCGGTGGTTTTGGTAACGCCATGGCGGGCACCTTCGTCATGGTGGGCATTGCCGCTGCCATCGCGGTGCCGGTGGGCATCCTGGCGGCGGTCTTCCTCGCCGAACTTGGGCCGGACAGCAAGCTGGCCAACGCTGCACGCTTCGCCGCCAAGATGCTCACCGGGTTGCCATCGATCCTGGCCGGTGTGTTTGCCTATGCGCTGGTGGTGATGACCACTGGCACCTATTCGGCGCCGGCAGGCGGCGTGGCGCTGGCGGTGCTGATGCTGCCGATCGTGGTGCTCACCGCTGAAGAGGCGATGAAGATGGTGCCCAAGATGATGAAGGACGCAGCCTACGGCATGGGCTGCACCCGCGCCCAGGTGATCTGGAAAATCATCCTGCCCACCGGCATGCCGGCGATTTTGACCGGCGTCATGCTGGCGGTGGCGCGCGCCGCGGGTGAAACGGCACCGCTGTTGTTCACCGCGCTGTTCAGCAACTACTGGATTTACCACGACGGCAGCCTGGCGGTAATGAACCCGACGGCATCGCTGGCCGTGCTGATTTACAACTTCTCCGGCATGCCGTTCGACAACCAGCTTGAACTGGCCTGGGCGGCCTCGCTGGTGCTGGTGATGATCGTGCTGGTAGTCAACATTTTGAGCCGTATTTTCGGCAAACCCAAGTACTGA
- the cysC gene encoding adenylyl-sulfate kinase, whose amino-acid sequence MHNAGSERQPRGAVIWLTGLSGAGKSSLAQALATRLRQRGHRCYVLDGDTLRTGLNADLGFSPAARHENIRRTGEVAALFADAGLLCIAALISPYRADRAAARRACKGSFHEIHVNADLATCETRDPKGLYRRARAGELKAFTGIDAPYEAPEHPELVLNTATHSLPASLDLLLEYVLQQVLPVNSPA is encoded by the coding sequence GTGCACAACGCAGGAAGCGAACGGCAACCCCGCGGCGCCGTCATCTGGCTCACCGGCCTCTCCGGCGCCGGTAAATCTTCACTGGCCCAGGCATTGGCCACGCGCCTGCGCCAAAGGGGCCACCGCTGCTACGTCCTTGATGGCGACACCCTGCGCACCGGCCTGAACGCCGACCTGGGCTTCTCCCCTGCCGCCCGCCACGAAAACATCCGCCGCACCGGCGAAGTGGCTGCGCTGTTCGCCGATGCCGGGCTGCTCTGCATCGCGGCACTGATCTCCCCCTACCGCGCCGACCGCGCCGCCGCGCGCCGGGCCTGCAAGGGCAGCTTCCACGAAATCCATGTAAACGCCGACCTGGCCACCTGCGAAACACGCGACCCCAAGGGCCTGTACCGACGGGCACGGGCTGGCGAGCTGAAGGCATTCACCGGCATTGATGCGCCCTACGAGGCACCGGAGCACCCCGAGCTGGTGCTGAACACCGCCACCCACTCACTGCCGGCGTCGCTGGACCTGCTGCTGGAATACGTCCTGCAGCAGGTCCTGCCTGTCAACTCCCCGGCGTAA